The following coding sequences lie in one bacterium genomic window:
- a CDS encoding beta-galactosidase — protein MFIGVQYYRPPFPEKKFWDEDLKKIKETGIDVIQLWACWGWIENSPGNFNFEDYDYLIERAIKLNLKVVISTIAEIQPFWIEREVPDGIMVDHLGRKVKSITRKECIVGLTPGGCTDHPKIRDYMIGFLKEIGKRYGKIDEVIGWDCWNETRWNVHSTGYVCYCPETIKKFRDYLKIKYKSIEGLNEAWKRRYILWDDVLPGTTYGKGCTELIEFLNFLSYRASEIMKFRAQSLREVGVKGIITAHCAAPSILSTGWEWEQPLCRGNDWDFLQYLDGYGCSHFPFWGKFDDRIFGIRVESVRSANQGKILWVSELQGGSARDGLSANLPVEAKAQQRWVWNAFGRGAKGLIFWCWKDEVFGHESGGFGISGNDGMAENRLKELKETSIFLKKYDLLLENYKPVTPSVGILFEPLNYFLEWSFEGKVEKSVESLTGYLKVLEDLNIPYEVVESSHTDILKNLKFLILPFPLVITDKISKIIETFIEKGGIILTEGDMGAFNELAFYRYPGQDRELPYKLGISPVMDRQLIEKEYFNLKIDNKIFKLKSSLWISPLNEKNNKVLAKDEKGRVVAVLSNFGKGTIYAFGTFLGINYGKDKEFDKNFKDFIFYLFKKHNCLPQIKLEKQKEVIYRFGKSGENTLLFVINPAKTKRITFKIPEDLLKNTIIDVRKNREIKLRKKENDEINLELHHYSWDLFIFK, from the coding sequence ATGTTCATAGGAGTTCAGTATTATAGACCGCCTTTTCCTGAAAAAAAGTTCTGGGATGAGGACCTTAAAAAAATAAAAGAAACAGGGATAGATGTGATTCAATTATGGGCATGCTGGGGATGGATTGAAAATTCTCCCGGAAATTTTAATTTTGAAGATTATGATTACTTGATTGAAAGGGCAATAAAGTTAAATCTAAAAGTTGTTATAAGCACAATTGCGGAAATTCAACCTTTCTGGATTGAAAGAGAAGTTCCTGATGGAATTATGGTAGACCATCTTGGAAGAAAAGTAAAATCTATAACAAGAAAAGAGTGTATTGTAGGATTAACTCCAGGTGGATGTACAGACCACCCGAAAATAAGAGATTATATGATAGGTTTTTTAAAAGAAATAGGTAAAAGATACGGGAAAATTGATGAAGTTATTGGATGGGATTGCTGGAATGAAACAAGATGGAATGTTCATTCTACAGGATATGTTTGCTATTGTCCAGAAACAATTAAAAAATTTAGAGATTATTTAAAGATTAAGTATAAAAGTATTGAAGGACTGAATGAAGCATGGAAACGAAGATATATTTTATGGGACGATGTTTTACCTGGAACTACTTACGGCAAGGGATGTACAGAATTAATTGAATTTTTAAACTTTCTTTCCTATCGTGCATCTGAAATAATGAAATTTCGTGCTCAAAGTTTAAGAGAAGTTGGTGTTAAAGGTATTATAACTGCTCACTGTGCCGCTCCTTCAATTCTTTCAACTGGCTGGGAATGGGAACAACCTTTATGTAGAGGGAATGACTGGGATTTTTTACAATATCTGGATGGCTATGGATGTTCTCATTTTCCTTTCTGGGGTAAATTTGATGATAGAATTTTTGGTATAAGGGTTGAATCTGTAAGAAGTGCCAATCAGGGTAAAATTTTATGGGTTAGTGAACTTCAGGGAGGTTCTGCAAGAGATGGACTTTCTGCAAATTTACCTGTTGAGGCAAAAGCACAACAGAGATGGGTATGGAATGCTTTTGGAAGAGGTGCTAAAGGATTGATTTTCTGGTGCTGGAAAGATGAGGTATTTGGTCATGAATCAGGTGGGTTTGGTATAAGTGGAAATGATGGTATGGCAGAAAATAGATTGAAAGAACTTAAAGAAACTTCTATTTTTCTTAAAAAATATGATTTGCTACTAGAAAATTATAAACCAGTTACTCCTTCGGTTGGAATTTTATTTGAACCTTTAAATTACTTCCTTGAATGGTCTTTTGAGGGTAAAGTTGAAAAGTCAGTTGAAAGTTTAACCGGCTATTTAAAAGTTCTTGAAGATTTAAACATTCCTTATGAAGTTGTTGAAAGCAGTCATACAGATATTCTGAAAAATTTAAAATTTTTGATATTACCATTCCCTCTTGTAATTACAGATAAAATCTCAAAAATTATAGAAACTTTTATTGAAAAGGGAGGGATTATTTTAACAGAAGGAGACATGGGTGCTTTTAATGAACTTGCTTTTTACCGATATCCCGGACAGGACAGGGAACTTCCCTATAAACTTGGAATATCCCCTGTTATGGATAGACAGTTAATTGAAAAAGAATATTTTAATTTAAAAATAGACAATAAAATTTTTAAACTTAAATCTTCATTATGGATAAGCCCTTTAAACGAAAAAAACAATAAAGTTCTTGCAAAAGATGAGAAAGGTAGAGTAGTTGCAGTTTTAAGTAATTTTGGCAAAGGAACAATTTATGCTTTCGGAACATTTTTAGGGATTAACTATGGAAAGGATAAGGAATTTGATAAAAACTTTAAAGATTTTATTTTTTATCTTTTTAAAAAACATAATTGCTTACCCCAGATAAAACTTGAAAAACAGAAAGAAGTTATTTATAGATTTGGTAAAAGCGGTGAAAATACACTCCTTTTTGTAATAAATCCAGCAAAAACAAAAAGAATAACTTTCAAAATCCCTGAAGATTTATTAAAAAATACTATTATAGATGTAAGGAAAAATAGAGAAATAAAATTAAGAAAAAAAGAAAATGATGAAATTAATTTAGAACTTCATCATTATTCATGGGACCTTTTTATTTTTAAATGA
- the cysS gene encoding cysteine--tRNA ligase: MIKFYNTLTKKKEDFYPISDRFVKMYTCGPTVYDLAHIGNFRAYVFEDLLHRYLEFMDYKVVRVMNITDVDDKTIKGAKKEGISLKEYTDRYIKIFLEDMETLRLKKPDFLPRATEHIKEMVELIKKLLEKGYAYYKDGSVYFSISKFPSYGKLSGIDLSKIKIGARVDTDEYEKEDVRDFVLWKKAKEDEGVWWETEIGKGRPGWHIECSAMSMKYLGETFDIHTGGVDNIFPHHENEIAQSEGATGKKFVNFWLHCAHLLVNGEKMSKSKGNFYTLRDLLNKGYNPVAIRYLLLSTHYRDPLNFTESSLKQAENTVRNYNEFYQGLNICGSEKYNPEIKEEIEKAKKGFIEGLSDDLNISSGLSSIFNFIKKVNVFFSKGEFGKENVKEVKDFIEGIDKVLCIIEKRQETLPEEILNLIKEREKARKNKEFEKADRIRGILKEKGIILEDTPYGTRWKVSEKP, encoded by the coding sequence ATGATTAAATTCTATAATACACTTACAAAGAAAAAAGAGGATTTTTATCCGATTAGTGATAGATTTGTGAAAATGTATACCTGTGGACCTACTGTTTATGACCTTGCCCATATTGGTAATTTCCGTGCTTATGTTTTTGAGGACCTGCTTCACAGATATCTTGAATTTATGGATTATAAAGTTGTAAGAGTTATGAATATTACAGATGTTGATGATAAGACAATTAAAGGAGCAAAAAAAGAAGGTATAAGTTTAAAAGAATACACGGATAGATACATAAAGATTTTTCTTGAAGATATGGAGACATTGAGATTAAAAAAACCAGATTTTCTACCAAGAGCAACAGAACATATTAAAGAAATGGTTGAACTTATAAAGAAATTACTTGAGAAAGGATATGCTTATTATAAAGATGGTTCAGTTTATTTCAGCATTTCAAAATTCCCTTCTTATGGAAAACTTTCAGGAATAGATTTATCTAAAATAAAAATTGGAGCAAGGGTAGATACAGATGAATATGAAAAAGAGGATGTGAGGGATTTTGTTTTGTGGAAAAAAGCAAAGGAAGATGAAGGAGTCTGGTGGGAAACAGAAATTGGAAAAGGAAGACCCGGCTGGCATATAGAATGTTCAGCAATGAGCATGAAGTATCTTGGAGAGACATTTGATATTCATACAGGAGGAGTTGATAACATATTTCCACATCACGAAAATGAAATTGCTCAAAGTGAAGGTGCGACAGGCAAAAAATTTGTAAATTTCTGGCTTCACTGTGCTCATTTACTTGTAAATGGTGAAAAGATGTCAAAATCAAAAGGGAATTTTTATACTTTGAGGGACTTGCTTAATAAAGGTTATAATCCAGTTGCTATTAGATATCTTTTACTTTCAACTCATTACAGAGACCCTTTAAACTTTACAGAAAGTTCATTAAAGCAGGCAGAAAATACTGTCAGAAATTATAATGAGTTTTATCAGGGTTTAAATATATGTGGTTCTGAGAAGTATAATCCAGAAATAAAGGAAGAAATAGAAAAAGCAAAAAAAGGGTTTATTGAAGGACTTTCTGATGATTTAAATATTTCATCTGGTTTATCAAGTATCTTCAACTTTATAAAAAAAGTAAATGTCTTTTTCTCAAAGGGAGAATTCGGGAAAGAGAATGTGAAAGAAGTTAAGGATTTTATTGAAGGAATTGATAAGGTATTATGTATAATTGAAAAAAGACAGGAGACATTACCTGAAGAGATTTTAAATTTAATTAAGGAAAGGGAAAAAGCAAGAAAAAATAAGGAGTTTGAAAAAGCAGATAGAATAAGGGGAATTTTGAAAGAGAAAGGAATAATACTTGAAGATACACCTTATGGAACAAGATGGAAAGTTTCTGAAAAACCTTAA
- the serA gene encoding phosphoglycerate dehydrogenase has translation MEKVKVLITEPFEKEGKDILVNEGFEVKEAGKVSSEELIDMITPYDVLIVRSGTKVTKEVIEKGEKLKIIGRAGVGLDNIDIEAATLNGVIVMNAPEGNTISAAEHTIGLIFSLARNIPAANQTLKNGKWEKKKFLGTELYGKTLGIIGLGRIGKRVASMAKGIGMKVVGYDPYVKEEVIRDLGVTMLNFEGVLKQSDIITFHLPLKDETYHLISDKEFEIMKDGVMIVNCARGGIIDEEALVRYLKKGKIKGAALDVFEKEPIESSPLFEFENVIVTPHLGASTKEAQVNVACQLATQIVDAIKKKIVKNAVNFPVLDEKTYEKLRGYLSLGEKMGLFLRQMIDGDLKSVEIKYSGEIADYDLTLLRANILVGLLKEEKKVNPINVLLIMKEKGIKLIEKREKTPSEFTNLITVEVKNSKKVSLSGTLVRDEGRIVKIDDFSVEAVPEGFLLICYNEDKPGIMGHIGTILGQKGINIASMTLGRKKKGGPAITVLNLDQEVDREVLLKIKEFPAIKSVRLVRI, from the coding sequence ATGGAAAAAGTAAAAGTTTTGATAACAGAGCCATTTGAAAAAGAAGGAAAAGATATTCTTGTGAATGAAGGATTTGAGGTTAAAGAAGCAGGGAAAGTATCCTCTGAAGAATTAATAGATATGATAACTCCTTATGATGTATTAATAGTAAGGAGTGGAACAAAAGTAACAAAGGAGGTAATAGAAAAAGGAGAAAAACTTAAAATAATTGGAAGAGCCGGTGTTGGTCTTGATAATATTGATATAGAGGCGGCTACTTTAAATGGTGTAATTGTGATGAATGCTCCTGAAGGAAATACAATTTCAGCCGCTGAACATACAATAGGTCTTATTTTTTCACTTGCAAGAAATATACCGGCTGCAAACCAGACATTAAAAAACGGAAAATGGGAAAAAAAGAAATTTTTAGGAACTGAACTATATGGAAAAACATTGGGGATAATCGGTCTTGGAAGAATAGGTAAAAGAGTTGCAAGTATGGCAAAAGGAATTGGTATGAAAGTTGTCGGATATGACCCGTATGTTAAAGAGGAAGTGATAAGAGATCTTGGTGTTACTATGTTAAATTTTGAAGGGGTACTTAAACAAAGTGATATAATTACATTTCATCTTCCACTTAAAGATGAGACATATCATTTAATAAGTGATAAAGAATTTGAAATTATGAAAGATGGAGTTATGATAGTAAACTGTGCAAGAGGTGGAATTATAGACGAAGAAGCACTTGTAAGGTATCTAAAAAAGGGCAAGATTAAAGGCGCGGCTTTAGATGTATTTGAAAAAGAACCCATTGAAAGTTCTCCTCTTTTTGAATTTGAAAATGTTATAGTAACACCGCACCTCGGAGCCTCTACAAAGGAAGCTCAGGTAAATGTTGCATGCCAACTTGCAACTCAAATAGTTGATGCAATAAAAAAGAAAATTGTTAAAAATGCTGTTAATTTCCCTGTCCTTGACGAAAAAACATATGAAAAATTAAGGGGGTATCTTTCACTTGGAGAAAAAATGGGATTGTTTTTAAGACAGATGATTGATGGAGATTTAAAAAGTGTTGAAATCAAATATTCAGGAGAAATAGCGGATTATGACCTGACTTTACTGAGGGCTAATATACTTGTCGGTCTTTTGAAAGAAGAGAAAAAAGTAAATCCTATAAATGTTTTATTGATAATGAAAGAAAAAGGCATTAAACTTATTGAAAAAAGAGAAAAAACTCCATCTGAATTCACAAATTTAATTACAGTTGAAGTAAAAAATTCAAAAAAAGTTTCTTTATCAGGGACTCTGGTAAGGGATGAAGGAAGAATTGTTAAAATTGATGATTTTTCTGTTGAAGCTGTACCTGAAGGTTTTTTACTTATTTGCTATAACGAGGACAAACCGGGAATTATGGGTCATATAGGTACAATTCTTGGACAAAAAGGTATAAACATTGCTTCAATGACTCTTGGAAGGAAGAAAAAAGGTGGACCTGCAATAACTGTTTTAAATCTTGACCAAGAAGTTGATAGAGAGGTATTATTAAAAATAAAGGAGTTTCCAGCAATAAAATCGGTCAGACTGGTAAGGATATAA
- the rny gene encoding ribonuclease Y — protein sequence MPNSINTLKLVMPWFILWGAISILVGYLWRKYVGERTIKSAEKKAKEIIQEAEDIALKKKREIDIEAKELFYRLRSDFEKETKNKRKELQFQEKRLQQKELAIERKAEIIEIKEEELSKREKEIQRREEEIKNKEMEYLQLIEEEKKKLEAISGISREEAKNQLLKIMEEEAKKEAIKLQQKIENEVRENAEKKAREILLTTMQRLAPEEATESVVSVVSLPSDEIKGRIIGREGRNIKVFEALTGVDLIVDDTPEAVTISCFNLYRRELARQALEKLIADGRIHPARIEEIVEKTKKELEEQLVEDGNRTLLEIGIENVHPELVKLLGKLKYRTSYGQNLLIHSKECAFMAGIIASELGYDPKIAKRAALFHDIGKAVDQEVEGAHPEIGGEILKKYGESEEIINAALNHHNDMPINEPYTVISQIVDALSATRTGARRDTLEKYLRRIEELEKIASSFKGVDSAYAISAGREVRVIVKPEEITDDEARTLAKEIAKKIEENMEYIGQVKVTVIRERREVEFAK from the coding sequence ATGCCAAATTCAATAAATACTCTCAAACTTGTTATGCCCTGGTTTATTCTCTGGGGTGCAATATCAATACTTGTGGGATATTTATGGAGAAAATATGTTGGAGAAAGGACAATTAAATCAGCAGAAAAGAAGGCAAAAGAAATCATACAAGAAGCAGAAGATATAGCATTAAAGAAAAAGAGGGAAATAGATATAGAAGCAAAAGAATTGTTTTACAGATTAAGAAGCGATTTTGAGAAAGAAACAAAAAACAAAAGAAAAGAATTACAGTTTCAGGAAAAAAGATTACAGCAAAAAGAACTTGCAATTGAAAGAAAAGCAGAAATTATTGAGATTAAAGAAGAGGAATTATCAAAAAGGGAAAAAGAAATACAGAGAAGAGAAGAAGAGATTAAAAATAAGGAGATGGAATATTTACAACTCATAGAAGAAGAAAAGAAAAAACTTGAAGCAATTTCCGGTATTTCAAGAGAGGAAGCAAAAAATCAACTTTTGAAAATAATGGAAGAGGAAGCAAAAAAAGAAGCGATAAAATTACAGCAAAAAATTGAAAATGAAGTAAGAGAGAATGCTGAAAAAAAAGCAAGAGAAATTTTATTGACCACAATGCAACGATTAGCACCTGAAGAAGCGACTGAAAGTGTTGTTTCTGTTGTCAGTTTACCATCCGATGAAATTAAAGGAAGGATTATAGGAAGAGAAGGAAGAAACATTAAAGTTTTTGAAGCACTTACAGGAGTAGACCTGATAGTTGACGATACTCCTGAAGCGGTTACAATTTCCTGCTTTAATCTTTATAGAAGAGAACTTGCAAGACAGGCACTTGAAAAACTTATTGCAGATGGAAGAATACATCCAGCAAGAATTGAAGAGATTGTTGAAAAGACAAAAAAAGAACTTGAAGAACAACTTGTAGAAGATGGAAACAGGACATTACTTGAAATAGGAATAGAAAATGTACATCCAGAACTTGTAAAATTACTTGGTAAATTAAAATACAGAACAAGTTATGGACAAAATCTTCTTATTCACAGTAAAGAATGTGCATTTATGGCAGGAATTATTGCTTCTGAACTCGGATATGACCCAAAAATTGCAAAAAGAGCAGCACTTTTTCATGATATAGGAAAAGCAGTTGACCAGGAAGTTGAAGGTGCACATCCTGAAATTGGTGGAGAAATTTTGAAAAAATATGGAGAATCTGAAGAAATTATAAATGCTGCTCTTAATCATCACAATGACATGCCAATTAATGAACCATATACAGTTATATCTCAGATTGTAGATGCACTTTCTGCTACAAGAACAGGAGCAAGAAGAGATACTCTTGAAAAATATTTAAGAAGGATAGAAGAACTTGAAAAAATTGCTTCTTCTTTTAAAGGGGTAGATTCTGCTTATGCTATATCTGCTGGAAGGGAAGTCAGGGTAATAGTTAAACCTGAAGAAATCACAGATGATGAAGCAAGAACCCTCGCAAAAGAAATTGCAAAAAAGATTGAAGAAAACATGGAATACATAGGACAGGTGAAAGTAACTGTCATAAGAGAAAGAAGAGAAGTGGAATTTGCTAAATAA
- a CDS encoding endonuclease V yields the protein MEVKKLHRWDIDKEEAEKIQERLKDKVVIKPLSKKINIICGIDSSYNEETIQTCGVLCKFPELEIIEIVKIKGKVKFPYIPGLLAFREGENTVNLIEKIEKEVDCFIFDGHGIAHPKKFGFASHIGVLIEKPTIGCAKSLLYGNYFEPPSFPLSSTFIKDTEGEIIGHALRNYNDGIIFISPGHLIDFKDSLSTVIKCMKEKYSIPYPLYLAHENSKLTD from the coding sequence ATGGAAGTTAAAAAGTTACACAGGTGGGATATAGATAAAGAAGAAGCAGAGAAAATACAGGAAAGGTTAAAAGATAAAGTTGTGATAAAACCCTTATCAAAAAAAATAAATATTATATGCGGGATTGATAGTAGTTATAATGAAGAAACAATACAAACATGCGGTGTTTTATGTAAATTCCCTGAACTTGAAATAATAGAAATTGTAAAAATTAAGGGAAAGGTGAAATTCCCCTATATTCCGGGACTTCTTGCATTCAGGGAAGGTGAAAATACAGTCAATCTTATAGAAAAAATAGAAAAGGAAGTGGATTGTTTTATTTTTGATGGACACGGAATTGCTCATCCTAAAAAATTTGGTTTTGCTTCTCACATAGGAGTACTGATTGAAAAACCAACTATTGGATGTGCAAAGTCCTTACTTTATGGTAATTATTTTGAACCACCCTCTTTCCCGCTTTCATCAACATTTATAAAAGACACTGAAGGAGAAATAATTGGCCATGCTTTAAGAAATTACAATGATGGAATAATTTTTATTTCTCCCGGACATTTAATTGATTTTAAGGATTCTTTAAGTACTGTAATCAAATGTATGAAAGAGAAATACTCTATCCCTTATCCTTTATATCTTGCACATGAAAACTCAAAGTTAACTGACTGA
- a CDS encoding radical SAM protein: MGLWNLNRFPFNPETLSDGLKKGTLYKILNSYMTKRVLLKYLKEDENGKTKLEEFIEKFSIDTRGILERIFKEKETIVPYMIFDHICKIFSIERKELKEAMKNPVIKRSVFNIAETVIKYGVREPLIFAEPLMVVWNITGRCNLRCKHCYEDAGVLSKGLPDELTNEEKIKVMEEIVKTNIPTLAFAGGEPLMDPVFWELAKIGKEGGLYMSINTNGTMITKKVAERLKEIGFAYYGVSLDGASPEIHDSFRGVNGSFEKTLNGIKNLVEVGEADKVCISFTVARENAIVKNQVPEMIKLRDQLGIRKVVLYNYIPCGRADFGNDLTCEEREKLFELFYEDLKTGKETLLSTAPQFGRYCKQMYELGEGDFTIIGHFTSGNVKKLKNIVELIGGCGAGRAYIAIQPDGSITPCVFMPDVYIGSIKENGEIKKENLLNVWDNSEVLNIIRDRRNHPERYGCKGKYFSVCGGCVARSYAYFGDFVSPDPGCILNKEIIESRKNKKYQSVNFEFSCARYKG, from the coding sequence ATGGGACTCTGGAATTTAAATAGATTTCCTTTTAATCCTGAAACCCTTTCTGATGGTTTAAAAAAAGGGACACTTTATAAAATTCTTAATAGTTATATGACAAAAAGGGTTCTGTTAAAATACCTTAAAGAAGATGAAAATGGAAAAACTAAACTTGAAGAATTTATTGAAAAGTTCAGTATAGATACACGGGGGATTTTAGAAAGAATTTTTAAGGAGAAGGAAACCATTGTTCCTTATATGATTTTTGACCATATATGTAAAATTTTTTCTATTGAGAGAAAAGAATTGAAAGAAGCAATGAAAAATCCGGTTATAAAAAGGTCTGTTTTTAATATTGCTGAGACAGTTATAAAATATGGAGTAAGAGAACCACTTATCTTTGCTGAACCACTAATGGTTGTATGGAATATTACAGGTAGATGTAATTTGAGATGTAAACACTGTTATGAAGATGCAGGTGTTTTATCAAAAGGACTTCCTGATGAACTGACTAATGAGGAAAAAATAAAAGTTATGGAGGAAATAGTAAAAACAAACATTCCAACTCTTGCATTCGCAGGAGGAGAACCATTGATGGATCCTGTTTTCTGGGAACTTGCAAAGATTGGTAAAGAGGGCGGTTTATATATGTCAATAAATACAAATGGAACCATGATAACAAAAAAAGTGGCAGAAAGATTAAAGGAGATCGGTTTTGCATATTATGGAGTAAGTTTAGATGGTGCCAGTCCTGAAATACATGATAGTTTTAGAGGTGTTAATGGTTCATTTGAGAAAACGTTGAATGGAATTAAAAATTTAGTAGAAGTTGGGGAGGCAGACAAGGTTTGTATCTCCTTTACTGTTGCAAGAGAAAATGCAATTGTTAAAAATCAAGTACCTGAAATGATTAAATTGAGAGACCAACTTGGAATAAGAAAAGTTGTTTTATATAATTATATACCATGTGGAAGGGCTGATTTTGGAAATGATTTAACGTGTGAGGAAAGAGAAAAATTGTTTGAATTGTTTTATGAAGATTTGAAAACTGGAAAAGAAACTTTACTTTCAACTGCGCCTCAATTTGGTAGATACTGTAAACAGATGTATGAACTTGGAGAAGGGGATTTTACTATCATCGGCCATTTTACATCTGGTAATGTAAAAAAACTAAAAAACATTGTTGAACTTATTGGTGGCTGTGGAGCAGGAAGAGCATATATAGCAATTCAACCTGATGGAAGTATAACTCCATGTGTTTTTATGCCTGATGTTTATATAGGAAGTATAAAAGAAAATGGAGAGATTAAAAAGGAAAATCTTTTGAATGTGTGGGATAATTCAGAAGTTTTGAATATAATAAGGGATAGGAGAAATCATCCTGAAAGATATGGTTGTAAGGGTAAATATTTTTCTGTTTGTGGAGGATGTGTTGCAAGAAGTTATGCTTATTTTGGTGATTTTGTTTCTCCTGACCCTGGATGTATTCTGAATAAAGAGATAATTGAAAGTAGAAAAAACAAAAAGTATCAGTCAGTTAACTTTGAGTTTTCATGTGCAAGATATAAAGGATAA
- a CDS encoding helix-turn-helix domain-containing protein produces MAKHLFAEIKKEDVKKLFEFLKDEKEYIKKRAHLIILSGIHRYKVSEITKIIKIHPNHLRKWIHRYNKHGLESIVESPETGKKKKFKENIKNRIIEIVKTPPRKLGLLFSMWTLYKLKNYLEDKGIVEGISHETIRRILKETNIDLKKMKYEEN; encoded by the coding sequence ATGGCAAAACATTTATTTGCTGAAATTAAAAAGGAAGATGTTAAAAAATTATTTGAATTTTTAAAAGATGAAAAAGAATATATTAAAAAAAGAGCGCATCTTATAATTCTTTCGGGTATTCATAGATATAAAGTTTCTGAAATAACAAAAATTATAAAAATTCATCCAAATCATTTAAGAAAATGGATTCACAGATATAATAAACATGGTCTGGAATCAATTGTTGAATCTCCTGAAACAGGTAAAAAGAAGAAATTTAAAGAAAATATAAAAAACAGAATAATAGAGATTGTTAAAACACCTCCGAGAAAACTCGGACTTTTATTTTCAATGTGGACTCTTTATAAGTTGAAAAATTATCTTGAAGATAAAGGGATTGTTGAAGGAATAAGTCATGAAACAATAAGGAGAATCCTTAAAGAAACAAATATAGATTTGAAAAAAATGAAATATGAAGAAAATTAA